One Streptomyces umbrinus genomic window, CTCGATCCGGCCGTCCTTGAGACGGCCTACGAAGGTGATGTCGAGGTCGGTGATACGGCAGCTCAGCGAGCGGTCCAACGCCGCCGCGCTGCGTACGTCGCCGTCCGCGCCCGCCATGTTGTCCGAGAGCTTGTCGAGTGCGCTGCGGCACTCCTCAATCGTGGCCATCGCGATCGACGGTACCCCAGCGCTTCGCGGTAGCGTCGGGTCATGAGCGACTCCATGACCGGCCCGGAGACGGGGGCTTTCGACACAGGACCCTTCGGCGCGGAGGCCCGTACTCCGGTCGAGCCCGTGCCCGTGCCCGAGCCCGTGCCCGAGCCGGTGCCGGTGCCGGTGCCGTCCGCGGGCCCCGAGGCCATGGCCGGGCCCGGGCCCGAAGGCGAGCCCGGACCTCAGGCCGAGGCCGGGCCTGCCGCGGAACCCGAGGACGACCCCGCCGCCCCCGCTCCCCTCCACGTGCCGCGTACGCCCACGGGCAACGCCGAGGTCGACGCCCAGCTCGACCGGTTGGCCGATGTGGACCACCTCGCCACGGACGGCCACGTGGAGGTGTACGAGGATGTGCACAGGGGGCTGCGCGACGCGCTCACCGCGCTGGACGCCCGCCCGGGACCTCCGGTGCCCCCTGCGCCGCACAGCAGCAACGACAGCAACAGCAACAGGAGCTGAACCGAACGTGGCAGGAGTGGCACGACGCCGCCTCGACGCCGAGCTGGTCCGACGTAAACTCGCCCGCTCGCGCGAGCACGCCGGACAGCTGATCGCCGCCGGGCGGGTCACCGTCGGCAAGACCCTCGCGACCAAATCCGCCACCCAGGTGGAGACCGCCGCCGCCATCCTGGTCACCCAGGACGACGACGATCCCGACTACGTCTCGCGCGGCGGCCACAAGCTCGCCGGGGCGCTGGAGGCCTTCGTACCGCTCGGCCTGGCGGTCGAGGGACGGCGGGCTCTGGACGCCGGTGCCTCGACCGGCGGGTTCACCGATGTGCTGCTGCGCGCGGGCGTCGCCCACGTCGTCGCCGTGGACGTCGGATACGGGCAGTTGGCCTGGTCTCTTCAGAGTGATGAACGCGTCACCGTCAAGGACCGTACGAACGTACGCGAGTTGACGTTGGAGGCGATCGATGGGGAGCCGGTGGATCTTGTTGTCGGTGACTTGTCCTTCATCCCGCTCGGCCTGGTGCTGCCCGCCCTTGTGCGGTGCGCGGCGCCCGGGGCCGACCTGGTGATGATGGTCAAGCCGCAGTTCGAGGTGGGCAGGGAACGGCTCGGGAGCGGCGGAGTCGTCCGCAGCCCCGAGCTACGGGCGGACGCCGTGCGCGGCGTGGCCCGGCAGGCGGGG contains:
- a CDS encoding TlyA family RNA methyltransferase, whose product is MAGVARRRLDAELVRRKLARSREHAGQLIAAGRVTVGKTLATKSATQVETAAAILVTQDDDDPDYVSRGGHKLAGALEAFVPLGLAVEGRRALDAGASTGGFTDVLLRAGVAHVVAVDVGYGQLAWSLQSDERVTVKDRTNVRELTLEAIDGEPVDLVVGDLSFIPLGLVLPALVRCAAPGADLVMMVKPQFEVGRERLGSGGVVRSPELRADAVRGVARQAGELGLGVNGVTASPLPGPSGNVEYFLWLRAGAPALDPADVDRAVAEGPR